CCCGCGCGGGAGCCGGCGGCGCTGTTCTCCCCCGGCGTCCGCGTGCGGTTCACGGAGGCCGGCCGTGACTGAGCTGCTGGTGGTACGGCCGGGGGCGCTGACCACGGTTCAGGACCTGGGCCGCCCGGGCCACGCGCACCTGGGGGTCCCCCGCTCGGGAGCGCTGGACATGGCGGCGTACGGGCTGGCGAACCGCCTGCTCGGCAATCCGCCGGACGCCGCCGTGCTGGAGACGACCCTCGACGGGGTGTCGCTGCGCACGGCGGCCCCGGTGGTCGTGGCGGTCACGGGCGCGCCCTGTCCCGTACGGGTCTCCGGGCGCCCCGCGGCCTGGGGGGCGCCGGTCCGGCTGCCGGCCGGGGCGGAGCTGGAGGTGGGCCGGGCGGAGTCGGGGCTGCGCAGCTATGTCGCGGTGCGGGGAGGTCTCGCCGTACCGCCGGTCCTGGGCAGTCGCTCCACGGACCTGCTGTCGGGCCTGGGGCCGCCGGTCATGTCGGCCGGGACGGCGCTGCCGGTGAGCCCTCCCGGGCCGGGCCCGGTGGCCGGGGCGGACGCGTACGGGCTGCCCGGTGCGCCGTCGGAGCTGGTGCTGCCGCTGCGGCTCGGGCCGCGGGCGCAGTGGTTCTCGGCGGCGTCCCTGGCCGGCCTGTGGCGCTCGGTGTTCCGGGTCTCGCCCCGTTCCAACCGGATCGGGCTGCGTACGGAGGGCGGCCGCGCGCTGGTCCGCGCGCGGGCCGGGGAGCTGGCGAGCGAGGGCATGGTGCTGGGCGCGGTCCAGGTGCCGCCGGACGGACTGCCGGTGGTGTTCCTGGCCGACCATCCGGTGACCGGTGGCTATCCGGTGGTCGGCGTGGTCGAACCGGGCCCGGCCCTGGACGCGGCGGCGCAGGCCCGGCCGGGCACTCCGGTCAGGTTCGTGCGGGCCCGGTGAAACGCTTTCGGGGGCTGCGGCCACGTACGGGGTGAGGGGCCGCCGGGGCCCCTGCGCAGGGGAGGAGCCGGGTGCACAGCTCAGGACACGGGACCGGACCGCCGGATCTCACAGCGCTCGGCCCGGCCCCTCTGGTCGAGGGGCCGGGCCGAGTGGTGCCGGTAGGGCGCTACCGGGTGTCCGCCCCTGATCCGCCGGACATCCCTACACCGCCGACTCCGGTGCGATGCGGCTGCGGACGGCGGACTGGACGTCCTCCTCCTCGGCCGGGTCGGCGGCCAGGCGGCGCAGGCGCGGGGCGACGCGGGCGTCGGCCGTCTCGGCGTGGCGGGCGGCCACCTCGCGGGTCGTCTCCTCGCAGTCCCAGAGACATTCGACCGCGAAGCCGGCCGCGAAGGAGGGGTCGGTGCTGGCGAGGGCCCGCGCGGCCCGGCCGCGCAGGTGGGACGAGGACGTCTCGCGGTAGATGTGGCGCAGCACGGGCGCCGCGCAGCCGATGGCGAGCCGGCCGGCTCCGTCGACCAGGGCGAACAGCCTCGGGGTGTCGGGGCCCGAGCCGCGCACGGTGGAGCGCAGGGCGCTCAGGACCAGGGGGGCGTCCTCGGCGCCACCGCGGGCCGCCAGGGTGGCCGCGGCGGCCTCGCCGAGGGCGTCGGGCCGGTGGACCCAGCGCCGGGCGCGTTCGACGGCGTCGGGGCCGCACATGCGCTCGTACGCGGCCACGGCGGGCTCGTCGCCGGCGGCCTCGATGAGGTCCAGCACGGCCGGGTTGTCCGGTTCGGCGAGGACCAGGTGGTGCAGGGCGGTGGCCCGGGCGGCCTCGCCGTCGGCGCCGGCGGCGGCCGCGAGGATGGCGGAGCGGTCCTCGGGCTGGGCCACGGCGGCGAGGCAGCGGGCGGCGGGCACGTGCAGGGGGGTGCCGCGGCGCAGGCCGTCGGCGGCCCAGTCGAAGACGGCCTGGACGCCCCAGCCGGGCTGGGGGCCGCTCGGGGTCAGCTGGCGCTGCCAGCGGTCGAAGGAGCCCTGCCGGCGGGCGGCGCTCAGGCGCTCCCCGTACAGCGGCGACTCCTCCCACAGGCACCAGGGCCGGGGCTCGTAGGCGTCGCGGACGGCGGCGGCCAGCCGCGCCTCGCCCTCGGCGGTGGCGGGGAAGCGGGCGAGGACGGGTGCGGCCAGTGACCGCAGTCCCTCGTCGTCGTCGCGCAGGGCGAGCTCGTCGAGGGCCCAGGCCCAGTTCGCCCCGGAGGCGGCGTAGCGGCGCAGCAGCATGAGCGCGTCGTCGCGGCCGTACGAGGCCAGGTGGCCCAGGACGGACAGGGCGAGGCCCGTGCGGTGGTCCGTGTCGTCGACGGGGTCGTCGGCGCTGAAGAGGTGGCTATCGATCTCGCCGAGGGGGCCGTCGAGGTCGAGGTAGAGCCTGGCGTAGTACAGCGAGCGGTTCTCGACCTGCCAGTCCTGGCGCGGATCGCGGATTACGCACTGGTTGAGGGCCGCGAGGGCCTCCGCCCTGGGCGCCGCGAGTGCGTGCAGCGTGCCGTCGCCACGGCCCCGCTGGAGGAGGCCGAGCAGGGTACCGCTCGGCGCTATGACTGGTTCGAACATGGGAATGGCCTCAAATCAAGCTGGGGACGCAACCGGGAATCGGGATTCACAGGGCCGCGTAACAGCATGTGAGGACGTCCGCCGTCTTGTTCCGCTCGATGTAGACCATTGCCTTCTCACTCTCGTCGGTGGTTCGTGACCAGGGTTGGCCGGACCGGGCCGGGACACCCTTCGTGTCCTGGCCGTCTGCCCGTCCCCCGTGCTCGCGAATCGAATCCGACGCCATGATGGCCCAGCCGGTTTGTGCACCGCGACCACATTTACGGCCGCCGTGATCAACCTGTGAGGTCTGTACCGGTCTCCGCCCGGAAAAAAGCGGACTACTTGGCTCCGAAGAGTTCCAGCAGGTCGGCCTTGGCGAACATGCGCGCCGTGTCCACGGCGGAGGGGGTTCCGGCGTTCGGGTCGGCCCCTCCGGCGAGCAGCGCGCGGATGACCGCCTCCTCCCCCTTGAAGACCGCCCCGGCGAGTGGGGTCTGGCCGCGGTCGTTGGCGCGGTCGGCCTCGGCGCCGCGGGCCAGCAGGGCCGTGACGGTGTCGGCGTGGCCGTGGTAGGCAGCGAGCATGACGAGGGTGTCGCCGCGGTCGTTGGTGAGGTTCGCCGGGACCCCGGCGTCGAGGTACGCGGCGAGCCGGGCGCTCTCGCCCTGTCGGGCGAGGTCGAAGATCTTGGTCGCCAGTTCGACGACGTCCGCGTCGGGGGCTTCCGGGGAGGCGCCTTCGGGGTGCTCGCTCATCGTGCGTACCGCCTTTCACTCGCTGCTGGCATCAAGCTTCCCCAGGCCGTGCGGGGCAGGGGGGCGCACGGCGCTGCGTCCGTACGGGTGAATCGCCAGAGTAGCGCCCTGGCCTGGGCATGTCCGGGTCGGGCCGAGGCGGGGACCACCCCATGACCGCTGCGGGGCGGCCGCGCCAGCCGGGCTGAGCCGGTCAAGTGAAAAACTGCCGGATTCACCCGTATGCACCTTTTTTCGCATTGATACTTCCTGTGAGCCTGGAACAACTGATGGTGACTGTCCCCACCAACCAGGAGAAGCACTCATGGTCCTGTCCATCTCAGGCGTGGTCCTGCTCGGCATCATCTGCTTCCTGTTCTTCAAGAAGGACGGGATGAAGCTGACGCACGCGTTCGTCTGCTCGCTCTTCGGCTTCTTCCTCGCCGGCTCGGCCATCGCCCCCAGCATCACGGCGAGCACCGCGAGCCTTGCGAGCCTGCTCGGCGGGATCAAGCTCTAGCGGCCGCCGAGCAGGAATCACGAGCCCCACCCGGAACAACGCTCACGACCACAACTCCAGGAGACGCCCGTGGCCCGGCGCCCACTCCCCCGCATCCTCAGCAGCGGCACCACGTCGCTGGCCCGGGGCCGCGACCTCGCTCGCACGGCCGCCGACAGCGCCACGGACGTACTCCATCCGCTCCTCGTCATCGGCCGCGGCCTGCGCATCCTGGCCGCGGCCGGGCGGCGCAGATGGTCCGAGACGCCCAAGGACAAGCGCGGTCCCGCCCTGTTCCTCGGAGCGGCCTGCGTCCTCGTGGTCGCACTCCTCCCCTACGGCCCGCTCCTCGCCCTGGTCACCCTCATGGCGGCGGCCGCCTGGCGGGGGCGCGACCGCACCCCGGTGAAGACGGGACCCAGCGATGCCGAGTCCGAACGGCTCGGCGCCCTCTACGAAGCCCTCGTGCCGTACTTCTCCATCCCGGAGGACCCCAGTCCGCTCTTCGCCCACGGCGGGGAGTGGGACAAGGCCTTCAGCGGCTACGAGTTCGACGAAGCGGGCCGGCTCACCAGGCTCCACATCCGCTACCCGGCGTACTTCACCGACGGCGAAGCCGCCTCACGGGCCCGGATCGAGGCTCTGCTGCACGCCAAGTCCGGGCGTGGACGGGAATACCTCTTCGACTGGGACGAGGAGGGCAACCAGCTCGACCTGAGCGTCCTGACGGCGCTGCCGACGGGCATCGCCGCCCAGCCGTTCGTCACCTCCCCCGGCGAGAGCGTGCTCGGCTTCACCGACTCCGCGAGCGTGCAGCGCACCCTGCCCGTGCTGGACGGCGAGCAGCCCCGCGACGTCCCGCCGGTCATCTGGCGCACCGGGCCCCGCTCCACCGAACCCCACCTGCTCGCCGTGGGCCAGCCCGGCAGCGGCACCTCGACCCTGCTGCGTTCCCTCGCCCTGCAGGCCCTGCGGCACGGCGCCGACGTACTGGTCGTCGACGGCGGCGGCAGCGGCGAGTACGCCTGTCTGACCGGCCGGGCCGGCGTCCTCGCCGTGGAGTGCGGGCCGGTCGGCGCGGTGGCCACGCTGGAATGGGCGGCGCAGGAGACCGAGCGGCGGCTCATCGCCGTCCACCGGGCGCGTGAGGCCGGCCGGCCCGCCCCGGAGGACACCCGGCGCCCGCTGTGGATCCTGCTGGACCAGCCCAGCGTGCTCGCCCACCTCGCGGTCGCGGAGGGCGGGCCCGACCCCATGGCCCACCTCCAGGTGGC
This DNA window, taken from Streptomyces sp. TN58, encodes the following:
- a CDS encoding biotin-dependent carboxyltransferase family protein codes for the protein MTELLVVRPGALTTVQDLGRPGHAHLGVPRSGALDMAAYGLANRLLGNPPDAAVLETTLDGVSLRTAAPVVVAVTGAPCPVRVSGRPAAWGAPVRLPAGAELEVGRAESGLRSYVAVRGGLAVPPVLGSRSTDLLSGLGPPVMSAGTALPVSPPGPGPVAGADAYGLPGAPSELVLPLRLGPRAQWFSAASLAGLWRSVFRVSPRSNRIGLRTEGGRALVRARAGELASEGMVLGAVQVPPDGLPVVFLADHPVTGGYPVVGVVEPGPALDAAAQARPGTPVRFVRAR
- a CDS encoding ankyrin repeat domain-containing protein; this translates as MSEHPEGASPEAPDADVVELATKIFDLARQGESARLAAYLDAGVPANLTNDRGDTLVMLAAYHGHADTVTALLARGAEADRANDRGQTPLAGAVFKGEEAVIRALLAGGADPNAGTPSAVDTARMFAKADLLELFGAK
- a CDS encoding ATP-binding protein, whose translation is MARRPLPRILSSGTTSLARGRDLARTAADSATDVLHPLLVIGRGLRILAAAGRRRWSETPKDKRGPALFLGAACVLVVALLPYGPLLALVTLMAAAAWRGRDRTPVKTGPSDAESERLGALYEALVPYFSIPEDPSPLFAHGGEWDKAFSGYEFDEAGRLTRLHIRYPAYFTDGEAASRARIEALLHAKSGRGREYLFDWDEEGNQLDLSVLTALPTGIAAQPFVTSPGESVLGFTDSASVQRTLPVLDGEQPRDVPPVIWRTGPRSTEPHLLAVGQPGSGTSTLLRSLALQALRHGADVLVVDGGGSGEYACLTGRAGVLAVECGPVGAVATLEWAAQETERRLIAVHRAREAGRPAPEDTRRPLWILLDQPSVLAHLAVAEGGPDPMAHLQVALRHGRPAHITVVVAEQFDHLEMLHDAVWQHTRARIVLGPAAIQQITDVLGLPPHTTPTSQVPPGRGYARLGTGPVHRLQVPATPDPYDEAAHPAYRQAVLDLLPERQQGPAPGAALAKAFQGQPAAPAVAAAVEAPEA